In Triticum aestivum cultivar Chinese Spring chromosome 5B, IWGSC CS RefSeq v2.1, whole genome shotgun sequence, the following proteins share a genomic window:
- the LOC123113049 gene encoding ent-isokaurene C2/C3-hydroxylase, whose protein sequence is MPSMDEWLSLCFIALCTPLALWCLKLAGGKRKPQKYKLPPGPWTLPVIGSLHHLASGVPHRKITELCRRFEPLMLLRLGEVPAVVVSSAEAAALVMKTNDPMFADRPSSATVDIAGCGGRGIIFAPYGDHWRQMRKVCIMELLSSTQVNRMEGIRAEETASLLRSITASAGAATINVTQKAMALSNDVVTRAVFGGRFEQQDEYLGELHKAFELLGAFCLVDLFPSSRLVRWLTNDERRMKRSYVRTQRIIAKVIEGRKATRAAGVGASGAYEEDLLDVLLRLQQEDSLEFPLTTETIGAVLFDVFAGATETIGSVLSWAMSELMHNPDAMAKAQQEVREVLGEDRAVITNSDLSELHYMRMVINEVLRLHPPGPLVHRMARDDCTLMGYDIPKGTNVFINVFAISQDPKHWDSPKEFRPERFENNNVNYKGTHFEFIPFGTGRRQCPGIHFSSSVTEMVLANFLYHFEWMLPDGDKLSSFDMSEKFGLTVSRRYDLQLKPITHLWSNAMP, encoded by the exons ATGCCTAGCATGGACGAGTGGCTGAGCTTGTGTTTCATAGCACTATGCACACCACTCGCCCTCTGGTGTCTCAAGCTCGCCGGCGGCAAGAGAAAGCCACAGAAGTACAAGCTGCCCCCTGGGCCATGGACTCTCCCGGTCATCGGCAGCCTACACCACCTCGCCAGCGGCGTTCCGCACCGGAAGATCACGGAGCTGTGTCGCCGTTTCGAGCCGCTGATGCTCCTCAGGCTAGGGGAGGTCCCCGCCGTGGTGGTCTCCAGCGCCGAGGCAGCGGCGCTGGTGATGAAGACCAACGACCCCATGTTCGCGGACCGGCCGAGCAGCGCCACGGTGGACATCGCCGGCTGCGGCGGCAGGGGCATCATCTTCGCCCCCTACGGCGACCACTGGCGCCAGATGCGCAAGGTGTGCATCATGGAGCTCCTCAGCTCCACGCAGGTGAACCGCATGGAGGGCATCAGGGCCGAGGAGACGGCCAGCCTCCTCCGCTCCATcaccgcctccgccggcgccgccaccaTCAACGTCACACAGAAGGCGATGGCGCTCAGCAACGACGTCGTGACGAGGGCGGTTTTCGGCGGCAGGTTCGAGCAGCAGGACGAGTACCTCGGTGAGTTGCACAAGGCGTTTGAGCTGCTGGGTGCCTTCTGCCTCGTCGACCTCTTTCCGTCGTCCAGGTTGGTCAGGTGGCTGACCAACGACGAGCGCCGCATGAAAAGAAGCTACGTCCGCACCCAGCGCATCATCGCCAAGGTCATCGAGGGGCGCAAGGCCACGAGAGCTGCCGGCGTCGGCGCTTCCGGAGCCTATGAGGAGGACCTGCTGGACGTGCTGCTCAGGCTGCAGCAGGAGGACTCGTTGGAGTTTCCTCTAACCACAGAGACAATAGGCGCTGTCTTGTTT GATGTATTTGCAGGTGCTACGGAAACAATAGGATCTGTTTTGTCATGGGCCATGTCAGAGCTTATGCACAATCCTGATGCAATGGCTAAAGCACAACAAGAAGTACGTGAGGTACTTGGTGAAGACCGAGCTGTCATTACTAACAGTGACCTTTCTGAACTCCACTATATGCGGATGGTCATCAATGAGGTCCTTAGGTTGCATCCACCTGGTCCTCTAGTCCACCGCATGGCCAGAGATGACTGTACACTCATGGGTTATGACATCCCTAAAGGCACCAATGTGTTCATTAATGTTTTTGCAATTTCTCAAGATCCTAAACATTGGGACAGTCCTAAAGAGTTTAGGCCGGAGAGATTTGAGAACAACAATGTAAACTATAAGGGGACACACTTCGAATTCATTCCCTTCGGGACTGGGCGGCGACAATGCCCTGGGATTCATTTCAGCTCTTCAGTCACTGAGATGGTATTAGCAAATTTCCTATATCACTTCGAGTGGATGCTCCCCGACGGGGATAAACTTTCTTCATTTGACATGTCTGAGAAATTTGGCCTTACGGTAAGCAGAAGATATGACTTGCAACTTAAACCTATTACACACCTGTGGTCCAATGCTATGCCATAG